From a single Hevea brasiliensis isolate MT/VB/25A 57/8 unplaced genomic scaffold, ASM3005281v1 Scaf1, whole genome shotgun sequence genomic region:
- the LOC110645367 gene encoding uncharacterized protein LOC110645367 isoform X3 yields MHHSQRLAPDEVALLVTSLKALSGAVSYIDNVHHDSLLNSIFGMSMWNYGPDVMDALLELIISLAASNGKYIDSCLDMLVGNFMPPMYFVDALKQPRGQKKKEQVLSRVHTALEDIATLVPMAALRLSSIVVHRMPTTFFKKSLEKDRLKYRTEIYMENMLRLESGSIREFVGSRMLMAVVDMLIELDVSIGWDDILRDDSCKGIFAIELEDMDDIAAGDDDGDEEIDNGELPATLSQRSLGKNIVADLLDSMMVQVFEHLEFCANNKRLSEVFETLLDSFMLTILDTYKSKFAQFVMFYACALDPENCGVKFATMLVDRFVFGDNPLTRMSAVAYLASYLARAKFLSTAFVASMLKRLVDWCLEYCKTQDGDVNPKAHRVFYSGCQAIMYVLCFCMRSIVDVPWLKSQLLLMPIERILKHKLGPLKVCLPSIVEEFLKQAKAARLFTPSETFMFEDLLESDFSRDFGGLERLDMFFPFDPCLLKKSDRNFIRPNFVYWKHVRTSYGSDDEDSSDEDINEDFVTMNEDNFMEEGMARSPDEQHLDLDEFDHAMNKMSITPKNGLNYRFGGDKMQMPSRIRPSMSPESL; encoded by the exons ATGCATCATTCACAACGTCTTGCCCCTGATGAGGTGGCCCTTCTTGTG ACTAGTCTAAAGGCGCTATCTGGGGCAGTTTCTTATATAGACAATGTTCACCATGACTCTCTTCTTAATTCT ATTTTTGGAATGAGCATGTGGAACTATGGACCTGATGTGATGGATGCGTTGCTTGAATTGATTATTTCCTTG GCTGCTTCAAATGGAAAATATATTGATTCATGCTTGGATATGCTTGTGGGAAATTTCATGCCACCAATGTATTTTGTTGATGCGCTAAAGCAACCTCGTGGTCAGAAGAAAAAGGAACAAGTTCTTTCTCGGGTGCATACAGCTCTGGAAGATATTGCTACTCTGGTACCTATGGCGGCATTGAGATTGTCATCAATAGTTGTCCATAGGATGCCAACAACCTTTTTTAAAAAGAGTCTTGAGAAGGATCGACTGAAGTATCGA ACTGAGATCTATATGGAGAACATGTTGAGATTGGAGAGCGGTTCAATTAGGGAATTTGTTGGGAGCAGGATGCTTATGGCAGTGGTTGATATGCTGATAGAGTTGGAT GTGTCTATTGGTTGGGATGACATTTTACGAGATGACTCTTGTAAAGGCATCTTTGCAATTGAGCTAGAAGATATGGATGATATTGCTGCTGGTGATGATGATGGCGATGAAGAGATTGATAATGGCGAG CTTCCTGCAACTTTAAGTCAGAGGAGCTTGGGTAAAAACATCGTTGCTGATTTATTGGATAGCATGATGGTGCAAGTATTTGAGCATCTTGAATTTTGTGCAAACAACAAGCGTTTGAGTGAG GTATTTGAAACTCTCCTGGACTCATTTATGCTAACTATCCTGGACACTTACAAGTCAAAGTTTGCTCAG TTTGTCATGTTCTATGCTTGTGCACTGGATCCTGAGAACTGTGGTGTGAAATTTGCCACAATGCTTGTAGATAGGTTTGTTTTCGGTGACAACCCACTTACCAG GATGAGTGCTGTGGCTTATCTTGCTAGTTATTTGGCTCGTGCGAAGTTTCTGTCCACTGCTTTTGTTGCTAGCATGTTGAAAAG GTTGGTGGATTGGTGTTTGGAGTATTGTAAAACCCAGGATGGTGATGTAAACCCAAAAGCGCATAGAGTTTTCTATTCTGGATGTCAG GCCATCATGTATGTGCTCTGCTTTTGTATGAGGTCAATAGTGGATGTCCCATGGCTCAAATCACAGCTTCTTCTCATGCCTATAGAGCGAATCTTGAAGCATAAATTGGGCCCCTTGAAG GTGTGCCTGCCATCTATTGTAGAAGAGTTTCTTAAACAGGCAAAAGCTGCTCGTTTGTTCACCCCATCTGAAACATTCATGTTTGAAGATTTGCTGGAATCAGATTTTTCCAGGGATTTTGGTGGGCTGGAGAGACTGGATATGTTCTTCCCATTCGACCCATGTTTATTGAAAAAAAGTGACAG GAACTTCATTCGACCGAACTTCGTGTACTGGAAGCATGTCAGAACTAGTTATGGCAGTGATGATGAAGATAGCAGTGATGAAGACATTAATGAGGATTTTGTCACTATGAATGAGGACAATTTTATGGAAGAAGGAATGGCAAGGAGTCCTGATGAGCAGCATCTTGATCTTGATGAATTTGACCATGCAATGAATAAAATGTCCATCACACCTAAGAATGGCTTAAATTATAGATTTGGAGGTGATAAAATGCAGATGCCCTCAAGAATTAGACCCTCTATGAGTCCAGAGTCTTTGTGA
- the LOC110645367 gene encoding uncharacterized protein LOC110645367 isoform X1: MGVELAHHFNGEVQEMEDVNFSDSELVYHVRDALISVQSGDSDSYHQLVGVMHHSQRLAPDEVALLVTSLKALSGAVSYIDNVHHDSLLNSIFGMSMWNYGPDVMDALLELIISLAASNGKYIDSCLDMLVGNFMPPMYFVDALKQPRGQKKKEQVLSRVHTALEDIATLVPMAALRLSSIVVHRMPTTFFKKSLEKDRLKYRTEIYMENMLRLESGSIREFVGSRMLMAVVDMLIELDVSIGWDDILRDDSCKGIFAIELEDMDDIAAGDDDGDEEIDNGELPATLSQRSLGKNIVADLLDSMMVQVFEHLEFCANNKRLSEVFETLLDSFMLTILDTYKSKFAQFVMFYACALDPENCGVKFATMLVDRFVFGDNPLTRMSAVAYLASYLARAKFLSTAFVASMLKRLVDWCLEYCKTQDGDVNPKAHRVFYSGCQAIMYVLCFCMRSIVDVPWLKSQLLLMPIERILKHKLGPLKVCLPSIVEEFLKQAKAARLFTPSETFMFEDLLESDFSRDFGGLERLDMFFPFDPCLLKKSDRNFIRPNFVYWKHVRTSYGSDDEDSSDEDINEDFVTMNEDNFMEEGMARSPDEQHLDLDEFDHAMNKMSITPKNGLNYRFGGDKMQMPSRIRPSMSPESL, translated from the exons ATGGGTGTGGAATTAGCACATCACTTCAACGGGGAGGTTCAGGAGATGGAGGATGTTAATTTCAGTGATTCTGAGCTAGTTTATCATGTCAGGGATGCTCTTATTTCCGTCCAATCG GGAGATAGTGACAGTTACCACCAGCTTGTAGGGGTAATGCATCATTCACAACGTCTTGCCCCTGATGAGGTGGCCCTTCTTGTG ACTAGTCTAAAGGCGCTATCTGGGGCAGTTTCTTATATAGACAATGTTCACCATGACTCTCTTCTTAATTCT ATTTTTGGAATGAGCATGTGGAACTATGGACCTGATGTGATGGATGCGTTGCTTGAATTGATTATTTCCTTG GCTGCTTCAAATGGAAAATATATTGATTCATGCTTGGATATGCTTGTGGGAAATTTCATGCCACCAATGTATTTTGTTGATGCGCTAAAGCAACCTCGTGGTCAGAAGAAAAAGGAACAAGTTCTTTCTCGGGTGCATACAGCTCTGGAAGATATTGCTACTCTGGTACCTATGGCGGCATTGAGATTGTCATCAATAGTTGTCCATAGGATGCCAACAACCTTTTTTAAAAAGAGTCTTGAGAAGGATCGACTGAAGTATCGA ACTGAGATCTATATGGAGAACATGTTGAGATTGGAGAGCGGTTCAATTAGGGAATTTGTTGGGAGCAGGATGCTTATGGCAGTGGTTGATATGCTGATAGAGTTGGAT GTGTCTATTGGTTGGGATGACATTTTACGAGATGACTCTTGTAAAGGCATCTTTGCAATTGAGCTAGAAGATATGGATGATATTGCTGCTGGTGATGATGATGGCGATGAAGAGATTGATAATGGCGAG CTTCCTGCAACTTTAAGTCAGAGGAGCTTGGGTAAAAACATCGTTGCTGATTTATTGGATAGCATGATGGTGCAAGTATTTGAGCATCTTGAATTTTGTGCAAACAACAAGCGTTTGAGTGAG GTATTTGAAACTCTCCTGGACTCATTTATGCTAACTATCCTGGACACTTACAAGTCAAAGTTTGCTCAG TTTGTCATGTTCTATGCTTGTGCACTGGATCCTGAGAACTGTGGTGTGAAATTTGCCACAATGCTTGTAGATAGGTTTGTTTTCGGTGACAACCCACTTACCAG GATGAGTGCTGTGGCTTATCTTGCTAGTTATTTGGCTCGTGCGAAGTTTCTGTCCACTGCTTTTGTTGCTAGCATGTTGAAAAG GTTGGTGGATTGGTGTTTGGAGTATTGTAAAACCCAGGATGGTGATGTAAACCCAAAAGCGCATAGAGTTTTCTATTCTGGATGTCAG GCCATCATGTATGTGCTCTGCTTTTGTATGAGGTCAATAGTGGATGTCCCATGGCTCAAATCACAGCTTCTTCTCATGCCTATAGAGCGAATCTTGAAGCATAAATTGGGCCCCTTGAAG GTGTGCCTGCCATCTATTGTAGAAGAGTTTCTTAAACAGGCAAAAGCTGCTCGTTTGTTCACCCCATCTGAAACATTCATGTTTGAAGATTTGCTGGAATCAGATTTTTCCAGGGATTTTGGTGGGCTGGAGAGACTGGATATGTTCTTCCCATTCGACCCATGTTTATTGAAAAAAAGTGACAG GAACTTCATTCGACCGAACTTCGTGTACTGGAAGCATGTCAGAACTAGTTATGGCAGTGATGATGAAGATAGCAGTGATGAAGACATTAATGAGGATTTTGTCACTATGAATGAGGACAATTTTATGGAAGAAGGAATGGCAAGGAGTCCTGATGAGCAGCATCTTGATCTTGATGAATTTGACCATGCAATGAATAAAATGTCCATCACACCTAAGAATGGCTTAAATTATAGATTTGGAGGTGATAAAATGCAGATGCCCTCAAGAATTAGACCCTCTATGAGTCCAGAGTCTTTGTGA
- the LOC110645367 gene encoding uncharacterized protein LOC110645367 isoform X2: MEDVNFSDSELVYHVRDALVSVQSGDSDSYHQLVGVMHHSQRLAPDEVALLVTSLKALSGAVSYIDNVHHDSLLNSIFGMSMWNYGPDVMDALLELIISLAASNGKYIDSCLDMLVGNFMPPMYFVDALKQPRGQKKKEQVLSRVHTALEDIATLVPMAALRLSSIVVHRMPTTFFKKSLEKDRLKYRTEIYMENMLRLESGSIREFVGSRMLMAVVDMLIELDVSIGWDDILRDDSCKGIFAIELEDMDDIAAGDDDGDEEIDNGELPATLSQRSLGKNIVADLLDSMMVQVFEHLEFCANNKRLSEVFETLLDSFMLTILDTYKSKFAQFVMFYACALDPENCGVKFATMLVDRFVFGDNPLTRMSAVAYLASYLARAKFLSTAFVASMLKRLVDWCLEYCKTQDGDVNPKAHRVFYSGCQAIMYVLCFCMRSIVDVPWLKSQLLLMPIERILKHKLGPLKVCLPSIVEEFLKQAKAARLFTPSETFMFEDLLESDFSRDFGGLERLDMFFPFDPCLLKKSDRNFIRPNFVYWKHVRTSYGSDDEDSSDEDINEDFVTMNEDNFMEEGMARSPDEQHLDLDEFDHAMNKMSITPKNGLNYRFGGDKMQMPSRIRPSMSPESL, encoded by the exons GGAGATAGTGACAGTTACCACCAGCTTGTAGGGGTAATGCATCATTCACAACGTCTTGCCCCTGATGAGGTGGCCCTTCTTGTG ACTAGTCTAAAGGCGCTATCTGGGGCAGTTTCTTATATAGACAATGTTCACCATGACTCTCTTCTTAATTCT ATTTTTGGAATGAGCATGTGGAACTATGGACCTGATGTGATGGATGCGTTGCTTGAATTGATTATTTCCTTG GCTGCTTCAAATGGAAAATATATTGATTCATGCTTGGATATGCTTGTGGGAAATTTCATGCCACCAATGTATTTTGTTGATGCGCTAAAGCAACCTCGTGGTCAGAAGAAAAAGGAACAAGTTCTTTCTCGGGTGCATACAGCTCTGGAAGATATTGCTACTCTGGTACCTATGGCGGCATTGAGATTGTCATCAATAGTTGTCCATAGGATGCCAACAACCTTTTTTAAAAAGAGTCTTGAGAAGGATCGACTGAAGTATCGA ACTGAGATCTATATGGAGAACATGTTGAGATTGGAGAGCGGTTCAATTAGGGAATTTGTTGGGAGCAGGATGCTTATGGCAGTGGTTGATATGCTGATAGAGTTGGAT GTGTCTATTGGTTGGGATGACATTTTACGAGATGACTCTTGTAAAGGCATCTTTGCAATTGAGCTAGAAGATATGGATGATATTGCTGCTGGTGATGATGATGGCGATGAAGAGATTGATAATGGCGAG CTTCCTGCAACTTTAAGTCAGAGGAGCTTGGGTAAAAACATCGTTGCTGATTTATTGGATAGCATGATGGTGCAAGTATTTGAGCATCTTGAATTTTGTGCAAACAACAAGCGTTTGAGTGAG GTATTTGAAACTCTCCTGGACTCATTTATGCTAACTATCCTGGACACTTACAAGTCAAAGTTTGCTCAG TTTGTCATGTTCTATGCTTGTGCACTGGATCCTGAGAACTGTGGTGTGAAATTTGCCACAATGCTTGTAGATAGGTTTGTTTTCGGTGACAACCCACTTACCAG GATGAGTGCTGTGGCTTATCTTGCTAGTTATTTGGCTCGTGCGAAGTTTCTGTCCACTGCTTTTGTTGCTAGCATGTTGAAAAG GTTGGTGGATTGGTGTTTGGAGTATTGTAAAACCCAGGATGGTGATGTAAACCCAAAAGCGCATAGAGTTTTCTATTCTGGATGTCAG GCCATCATGTATGTGCTCTGCTTTTGTATGAGGTCAATAGTGGATGTCCCATGGCTCAAATCACAGCTTCTTCTCATGCCTATAGAGCGAATCTTGAAGCATAAATTGGGCCCCTTGAAG GTGTGCCTGCCATCTATTGTAGAAGAGTTTCTTAAACAGGCAAAAGCTGCTCGTTTGTTCACCCCATCTGAAACATTCATGTTTGAAGATTTGCTGGAATCAGATTTTTCCAGGGATTTTGGTGGGCTGGAGAGACTGGATATGTTCTTCCCATTCGACCCATGTTTATTGAAAAAAAGTGACAG GAACTTCATTCGACCGAACTTCGTGTACTGGAAGCATGTCAGAACTAGTTATGGCAGTGATGATGAAGATAGCAGTGATGAAGACATTAATGAGGATTTTGTCACTATGAATGAGGACAATTTTATGGAAGAAGGAATGGCAAGGAGTCCTGATGAGCAGCATCTTGATCTTGATGAATTTGACCATGCAATGAATAAAATGTCCATCACACCTAAGAATGGCTTAAATTATAGATTTGGAGGTGATAAAATGCAGATGCCCTCAAGAATTAGACCCTCTATGAGTCCAGAGTCTTTGTGA